A stretch of Paraburkholderia phenazinium DNA encodes these proteins:
- a CDS encoding SRPBCC family protein yields the protein MTEGNMTIPRALALLAIAGSALAAFPAFSQGSMQPTAQPATNDVKTMQFDLQHRSREIHWPEGFNPETADLFSHNETVIHASCERVWDNIIDATKWPQWYPNSKDVHIIGDSPVLTRDSVFHWTTFGLQLESRIHEFVPYTRIGWYGYAPGTQPSFYHTWYLTPEGSSCRVAMDEVGNGAAPAHLRETDESLMHRGHDLWLATLKWVSEEH from the coding sequence ATGACTGAAGGCAATATGACTATTCCCCGCGCCCTCGCATTGCTGGCGATTGCAGGGAGCGCGCTTGCAGCGTTCCCCGCATTTAGCCAGGGCAGTATGCAGCCGACCGCTCAGCCGGCCACAAACGACGTCAAAACGATGCAATTCGATCTCCAACACCGTTCGCGGGAGATTCACTGGCCCGAAGGTTTCAACCCGGAAACAGCCGACCTCTTTTCCCACAATGAGACCGTCATCCATGCGTCGTGCGAACGCGTATGGGACAACATAATCGATGCCACCAAATGGCCTCAGTGGTATCCAAATTCGAAAGATGTCCACATCATCGGTGACAGCCCCGTCCTCACTCGCGACTCCGTGTTTCATTGGACAACATTCGGCCTGCAACTGGAAAGCAGGATTCACGAATTCGTTCCGTACACGCGTATCGGCTGGTACGGCTATGCACCAGGTACTCAGCCCAGCTTCTACCACACGTGGTATCTCACGCCTGAGGGGAGCTCCTGTCGTGTAGCGATGGACGAAGTAGGTAACGGTGCCGCCCCAGCCCATCTACGCGAGACCGATGAGAGCCTCATGCACCGCGGCCATGATCTCTGGCTTGCTACGCTGAAGTGGGTTTCTGAAGAACACTAG
- a CDS encoding aldo/keto reductase, whose translation MNYCTFGRSGLRISRLTLGAMTFGAGEGIWATIAGLNREQAARLVGLALDNGVNLIDTADAYSQGQSEVVVGQVLADLGLDETRMLVATKVRLRTGPGPNQVGLGRSHIIRTVETSLKRIGRDHIDLLQLHDRDALTPLDETLRALDDLVTQGKVRHIGVCNFSASELERAHAITSQAHWAQVASNQVHYSLAARDIEHEVAPVARQHDMALMVWSPLSGGYLSGKYTAQNGEPAKGRRTNLNFPPIVPQKVDPIVEELRVVANALNTTPAQVALAWLLGRDEVATVIVGASSDEQLGANLQAAELVLPPELRDRLDRISQPDVPYPHWMQRFHDKDRV comes from the coding sequence ATGAACTACTGCACCTTCGGCCGCTCCGGCCTGCGCATTTCCCGTCTCACACTCGGCGCCATGACGTTCGGCGCAGGTGAAGGCATCTGGGCAACGATCGCCGGCCTCAATCGTGAGCAGGCAGCACGTCTTGTGGGTCTTGCCCTGGATAATGGGGTGAATCTGATCGATACTGCCGATGCCTATTCGCAGGGTCAGTCCGAGGTGGTGGTCGGCCAGGTGTTGGCCGATCTGGGCCTCGACGAAACGCGCATGCTCGTCGCCACCAAGGTCCGCCTGCGTACAGGCCCCGGCCCCAACCAGGTGGGCCTTGGGCGCTCGCATATCATCCGCACGGTCGAAACGAGCCTGAAGCGGATCGGCCGCGATCACATCGATCTGTTGCAACTGCACGATCGCGACGCACTTACACCGCTCGACGAAACCTTGCGCGCGCTCGACGATCTGGTTACACAGGGCAAGGTCCGGCACATCGGAGTATGCAATTTCAGTGCTTCCGAACTCGAGCGGGCACACGCGATCACGTCGCAGGCGCATTGGGCGCAGGTTGCCAGTAATCAGGTGCACTACTCGCTGGCCGCACGCGACATCGAGCACGAAGTCGCGCCCGTCGCACGGCAACACGACATGGCGCTGATGGTCTGGAGTCCTCTGTCAGGCGGTTATCTGAGCGGCAAATACACCGCGCAGAACGGCGAACCTGCAAAGGGTCGGCGCACCAATCTCAACTTTCCGCCAATCGTTCCGCAAAAGGTCGATCCCATCGTCGAGGAATTACGCGTGGTCGCAAATGCACTGAACACAACGCCAGCGCAGGTCGCGCTCGCCTGGTTGCTCGGGCGCGACGAAGTGGCAACCGTGATCGTCGGGGCAAGTTCCGACGAGCAACTTGGCGCCAATCTGCAAGCAGCAGAACTCGTGCTCCCGCCAGAACTCCGTGACCGGCTCGATCGCATCTCGCAACCGGACGTACCGTATCCGCACTGGATGCAGCGCTTTCATGACAAGGACCGTGTCTAA
- a CDS encoding LysR family transcriptional regulator yields the protein MRVDQLAAMRLFVRIVETGSFGKAARSMDMSSSNATERVARLEKILGVRLLARTTRAVAATEAGTRYYEVCRRVLGELDEIEASLTGSQEALAGRVRISANISIARSILIPRLPDWFEQHPQIHVELVMNDHRSDFVRDGIDFAVRIGGLEDQDLVLRPLGRPRRVTVASPAYLRKRGRPQCPEDLAEHHLIDFLLPQQGARLEWEFDKNGERQELFPRSIASIGDSDARLQLAIAGMGIVQSLSFLAAPALREGRLERILTSWETPAPEVSILYPRHRHLPTRTEATMDAFTTWIREVIRDAA from the coding sequence ATGCGCGTTGATCAGTTGGCTGCCATGCGTCTTTTCGTGCGCATTGTGGAAACGGGCTCTTTCGGTAAGGCAGCCCGTTCAATGGACATGTCTTCTTCGAATGCAACGGAACGGGTGGCCCGCCTTGAGAAAATCCTGGGCGTGCGGCTTTTGGCCCGCACGACGCGTGCGGTTGCCGCCACCGAGGCTGGTACGCGCTATTACGAGGTCTGTCGCCGGGTGCTCGGCGAACTGGACGAAATCGAAGCTTCACTGACCGGTTCTCAAGAGGCGCTCGCGGGGCGGGTCCGAATCAGTGCGAACATCTCGATTGCCCGTTCGATTCTCATACCGCGCTTGCCTGATTGGTTTGAGCAGCATCCGCAGATCCACGTCGAACTGGTGATGAATGACCATCGCAGCGATTTTGTACGCGACGGGATCGATTTCGCGGTACGGATTGGAGGACTTGAGGATCAGGACCTGGTGCTGCGGCCCCTGGGGCGTCCACGACGCGTCACGGTCGCCTCGCCCGCGTATCTACGGAAAAGGGGGCGGCCGCAGTGTCCGGAAGACCTCGCCGAACACCATCTGATCGACTTTCTGCTGCCGCAGCAAGGAGCGCGGCTCGAGTGGGAGTTCGACAAGAACGGGGAACGGCAGGAACTGTTCCCTCGCAGTATCGCCTCGATTGGGGATTCCGATGCCCGGCTGCAACTGGCGATCGCCGGCATGGGTATCGTCCAGAGCCTCTCGTTCCTCGCTGCGCCCGCACTACGCGAGGGCAGGCTGGAGCGGATCCTGACCTCATGGGAGACGCCAGCGCCCGAAGTATCGATTCTCTATCCAAGACACCGCCATCTGCCAACGCGGACCGAGGCCACGATGGATGCCTTCACAACATGGATCAGGGAGGTCATTCGTGACGCGGCTTGA
- a CDS encoding MFS transporter, with product MKASKQLLIMLCVSIPSFMINLDGNIIAVSLSSIARSLHADFAAVEWVISAYTLTFAAMLMPAGTLADRFGRKRMLIVGLVLFTGASAMCGAAHSDTALNWARALQGVGAALQLSAAMATLSHSFRGLARARAFSFWGSVIGVAIMLGPVAGGLITQYLGWRWIFFVNLPVGVSMIALTLYAVEDSKDPQAKRLDIAGVTTFGGSLILLTLALISGNRAGWSNHLILAEFIGAAVLFAGFLTAETRQVRPMVDLRFFYQPTYVGANIAGLAYGMAFLTMLTYLPMYFQNGMGRTPLDAGLLMLPMALPLFVIPRVVAWWLAPRCSGRLLLSTGLALVGLGLIWTSTEMRSFAYTPILVSMLVASCGAGILNGETARVGMTVIPSDRAGMASGVSGTVKFSGIVIGFATLGAILVSRVQASLADALPGYPAAVRKELTRMITGGNLHAAQVLAGQRGGSSFAQWSFGSGYEAVFFTAGAIALIAAALSWMLVDAGETAPLGAESIRDHIAVMED from the coding sequence ATGAAGGCATCAAAACAACTCCTGATCATGCTGTGCGTGTCCATACCGTCGTTCATGATCAACCTTGACGGAAACATCATCGCCGTATCGTTGAGTTCGATTGCCCGTTCGTTACATGCCGATTTCGCCGCAGTCGAATGGGTTATCAGCGCTTATACCTTGACCTTTGCGGCCATGCTCATGCCGGCCGGAACGCTTGCCGACCGCTTTGGTCGCAAACGCATGCTGATCGTCGGCCTGGTCCTGTTTACGGGCGCCTCGGCGATGTGCGGCGCGGCACACTCTGATACGGCGCTCAACTGGGCACGAGCACTACAGGGAGTCGGTGCGGCCTTGCAGCTGAGTGCGGCGATGGCAACCCTCTCCCACTCATTTCGTGGACTCGCACGGGCCCGTGCGTTTTCGTTCTGGGGCTCGGTCATCGGCGTTGCGATCATGCTCGGGCCAGTCGCCGGCGGCCTGATCACCCAATATCTCGGCTGGCGCTGGATTTTCTTCGTCAATTTACCGGTGGGCGTGTCAATGATCGCGTTGACGCTGTACGCGGTCGAGGATTCGAAAGATCCGCAAGCGAAGCGACTCGACATTGCTGGTGTGACGACCTTCGGCGGCTCTCTGATATTGCTGACGCTTGCCCTTATCTCGGGTAACCGTGCCGGATGGTCCAATCATCTGATTCTGGCGGAGTTCATCGGGGCAGCGGTCCTCTTTGCCGGGTTCCTGACTGCCGAGACACGACAAGTCCGGCCAATGGTCGATCTGCGCTTTTTTTACCAGCCAACGTATGTCGGCGCCAATATCGCCGGACTAGCCTACGGGATGGCTTTTCTGACCATGCTGACCTATTTGCCGATGTACTTCCAGAATGGCATGGGCCGCACGCCGCTCGACGCAGGGCTTCTCATGTTGCCAATGGCCTTGCCGCTATTCGTGATCCCACGCGTCGTCGCCTGGTGGCTGGCGCCGCGTTGTTCCGGTCGCCTGCTTCTCAGCACAGGCTTGGCACTGGTCGGGCTGGGATTGATATGGACGTCCACCGAAATGCGCAGTTTCGCCTATACACCCATCCTCGTCAGCATGCTCGTCGCCTCTTGCGGTGCCGGAATTCTCAATGGGGAAACCGCCCGGGTCGGCATGACTGTCATTCCCTCAGACCGTGCGGGGATGGCCTCCGGGGTTTCGGGTACCGTCAAGTTCAGCGGAATCGTGATCGGCTTTGCGACGCTGGGGGCGATCCTGGTTTCCCGCGTCCAGGCGTCGCTCGCAGACGCTTTGCCTGGGTACCCGGCGGCGGTGCGCAAAGAGCTCACGCGAATGATCACGGGTGGTAATTTGCATGCCGCGCAGGTGCTGGCTGGCCAGCGCGGTGGTTCGTCATTTGCGCAGTGGAGCTTTGGAAGTGGGTATGAGGCCGTGTTCTTTACGGCCGGCGCCATTGCACTGATAGCCGCCGCCCTGAGCTGGATGCTGGTCGACGCAGGTGAGACGGCACCGCTGGGAGCGGAAAGCATCCGGGATCACATCGCCGTGATGGAAGACTGA
- a CDS encoding LacI family DNA-binding transcriptional regulator, whose protein sequence is MVNLKQVAALAGVSSSTVSRALAAPERLHPKTLKKVREAIASLDYVPYAPARVLRSGRSRTIGIVAPTLMNELYARAVDTLESEFLQLDYTGLLTCHRDDRDLELRIVRTLIERGVDGLALVGSSHHPDVLTLIRRQELPYVLMWATDPERVHPTVGYDNQRAMGRVTEHLVNLGHVRIGVLTGPSDVHQLSAARLSGIREELGRHGIALRPEAVIATPYDPESVRSAARQFLSRANPPTALICNNDFVAAWALAECRALGVSVPGQVSVTGFGDWDLARLGSPSLTTIHSDAVKIGHLSAENLLAQVNNVGNQPVRQDEFEAELIVRESTAAAPAV, encoded by the coding sequence ATGGTGAATCTGAAACAAGTCGCCGCGCTTGCCGGGGTGTCGTCGTCCACCGTTTCGCGCGCGCTTGCAGCGCCGGAGCGCCTGCACCCGAAGACGCTGAAAAAGGTCAGAGAGGCAATTGCGTCGCTTGATTACGTCCCGTACGCGCCAGCCCGCGTACTCCGGTCGGGTCGCTCGCGAACCATCGGTATCGTTGCGCCGACATTGATGAACGAGTTGTACGCGCGAGCCGTTGATACCCTGGAAAGCGAATTTCTTCAGTTGGATTACACGGGGCTGCTAACCTGCCATCGTGATGATCGAGATCTGGAGTTGCGTATCGTTCGGACGCTTATCGAACGCGGAGTCGATGGCCTCGCGCTAGTCGGTTCCAGCCATCATCCCGACGTGCTAACCCTGATACGCAGGCAGGAACTTCCTTATGTATTGATGTGGGCGACTGACCCGGAGCGCGTTCATCCGACCGTCGGCTATGACAACCAACGTGCCATGGGGCGCGTCACTGAGCATCTCGTCAACCTTGGGCATGTCCGTATTGGCGTGCTCACAGGTCCGTCCGATGTCCATCAGTTGTCGGCCGCGAGACTCTCGGGCATACGCGAGGAGTTGGGGCGTCATGGAATAGCCTTGCGGCCTGAAGCTGTGATCGCTACGCCGTATGACCCCGAGTCCGTTCGCTCCGCAGCGCGTCAATTTCTTTCCAGGGCAAATCCTCCGACTGCGCTTATCTGCAACAACGATTTCGTAGCGGCCTGGGCGCTTGCCGAGTGCAGAGCGCTCGGCGTTTCCGTTCCGGGTCAGGTGTCGGTAACGGGTTTTGGCGACTGGGATCTAGCCAGACTCGGTTCTCCATCGCTCACCACCATCCATTCCGATGCCGTTAAGATCGGACACCTAAGTGCTGAAAACCTGTTGGCGCAGGTCAACAACGTGGGTAATCAGCCCGTCAGGCAAGACGAGTTCGAAGCGGAACTCATTGTGCGGGAAAGTACCGCTGCAGCGCCGGCGGTATAG
- a CDS encoding helix-turn-helix domain-containing protein produces the protein MNEQKTAKHLGRALAAARADAQLTQEQVAEHLGVFVETVSRFERGAHWPTIPRLLELADLYKIPVVTLLRRASDRPTDVSLEIAEQLERLSSDDRAWVGTLVKDLCNRLPAAYEHKASGQGRARQ, from the coding sequence GTGAACGAGCAGAAGACCGCAAAGCATTTGGGGCGCGCGCTAGCAGCGGCCCGAGCCGATGCACAGCTAACGCAGGAGCAGGTGGCCGAACATCTTGGCGTTTTTGTCGAGACCGTAAGCCGCTTTGAGCGCGGCGCGCATTGGCCGACCATCCCGCGTCTGCTGGAGCTAGCGGATCTCTATAAAATTCCGGTCGTGACATTGCTCAGGCGCGCGTCCGACCGGCCAACAGATGTCAGCCTGGAGATCGCCGAGCAACTCGAGCGGCTCAGTAGTGACGATCGCGCATGGGTGGGCACGCTGGTCAAGGATCTGTGCAACCGGTTGCCAGCCGCATATGAACACAAAGCGAGCGGCCAAGGCCGTGCGCGTCAGTAA
- a CDS encoding type IV toxin-antitoxin system AbiEi family antitoxin domain-containing protein, which translates to MWGAVPFEFPSWAKELLLLTYEHDRLFDDALPTTFAISALPARSARMPVAATERAILEYLAGSVHDERLHEDNVNLVGMLRNIRLDVLQKLVDHCPQRDVVWTLKSIGEDEDFEWAKQLVC; encoded by the coding sequence CTGTGGGGCGCCGTGCCCTTCGAATTTCCTTCGTGGGCGAAAGAGTTGCTGTTGCTCACGTACGAGCACGACCGCCTGTTTGACGATGCCTTGCCGACGACGTTCGCGATTTCGGCGTTGCCCGCGCGTAGTGCAAGGATGCCGGTGGCGGCCACAGAACGTGCCATCCTGGAATATCTGGCCGGTTCTGTGCATGACGAAAGGCTGCACGAGGATAACGTCAATCTCGTGGGCATGCTGCGAAACATCCGCCTCGACGTGCTGCAAAAACTGGTTGATCACTGCCCGCAGCGCGATGTTGTCTGGACGCTCAAGTCTATCGGGGAAGATGAAGATTTCGAGTGGGCGAAGCAGCTAGTATGCTGA
- the istB gene encoding IS21-like element helper ATPase IstB, giving the protein MNAPAYENGRLALMLNELRLPTIGRLWPEFAERSDKEGWQASRLLGALLEHELAERAKRRIERHRTESHLDPTKTLATFDFGMVPMVSKAHVTALATGESWLEKGATILLFGPLRAGKSHLGSAIGHALIDAGYRVLFTRTSELVQKLQAARQRLQLPSALAKLDRFDLIILDDLSYARKDQAETSVLFELIAERYERKSLLITANQPFSGWNDVFPDPGMTVAAIDGLVHHSTIFELYVESYRRRKASDKQSAPATITMEARQL; this is encoded by the coding sequence ATGAACGCACCCGCCTATGAGAACGGTCGTCTGGCCCTGATGCTCAACGAGCTGCGCCTGCCCACCATCGGCAGGTTGTGGCCCGAGTTCGCGGAACGCTCTGACAAGGAAGGCTGGCAGGCTTCACGGCTGCTCGGCGCATTGCTCGAGCACGAACTGGCCGAACGCGCCAAACGACGCATCGAGCGCCACCGAACCGAGTCGCATCTGGACCCGACCAAGACACTTGCTACCTTCGATTTCGGCATGGTGCCGATGGTCTCGAAGGCGCATGTCACTGCGCTGGCAACCGGGGAATCCTGGCTGGAGAAAGGCGCCACGATTCTCCTGTTCGGGCCGCTTCGTGCCGGTAAGAGTCATCTGGGATCGGCCATCGGGCACGCGCTGATCGACGCTGGCTACCGGGTGCTGTTCACGCGCACCAGCGAACTCGTCCAGAAGCTGCAGGCTGCACGCCAGCGCCTGCAGCTGCCATCCGCGCTCGCGAAGCTCGATCGCTTCGATCTCATCATCTTGGATGACCTGTCGTATGCGCGCAAGGACCAGGCCGAAACCAGCGTACTGTTCGAGCTGATCGCCGAGAGGTATGAGCGAAAAAGTCTTTTAATAACGGCCAATCAGCCGTTCTCTGGCTGGAATGACGTGTTCCCCGACCCCGGCATGACGGTCGCAGCCATCGACGGGCTTGTCCATCACTCGACGATCTTTGAACTGTATGTGGAAAGCTATCGCCGTCGAAAGGCCAGCGACAAACAGAGCGCGCCGGCGACAATTACGATGGAGGCGCGACAACTATGA
- a CDS encoding type II toxin-antitoxin system YafQ family toxin has protein sequence MSLKKKGASSKRTTLPLRSDMSKDFRKDWNRLSESGRYDLIRLKRAMMLLGMNEGPLPAEYQDHALTGDWKDHRECHVGGDFLLIYRITKDAVIFVRAGTHPELFG, from the coding sequence ATGAGCTTGAAAAAGAAGGGCGCAAGTAGCAAACGTACGACGCTGCCCCTGCGCAGCGACATGAGTAAGGATTTCAGGAAGGACTGGAATCGGCTGTCGGAGTCGGGGCGTTATGACCTTATCCGGCTCAAGCGGGCCATGATGCTGCTGGGCATGAATGAGGGGCCGCTGCCGGCCGAGTACCAGGACCACGCGTTGACTGGCGACTGGAAGGATCACAGGGAGTGCCATGTTGGCGGCGACTTTCTTTTGATCTACCGGATCACAAAGGACGCGGTGATTTTTGTACGGGCGGGGACTCACCCGGAGCTATTCGGCTGA
- a CDS encoding type II toxin-antitoxin system RelB/DinJ family antitoxin, whose product MVGTTVDNKTADVRTRIEPELKEAAVKVLAQNGLTLSDAMRLFLRQVVLYKGLPFEVRQPNEATVRALRESRAMREKARFGSVAELIDELEKEGRK is encoded by the coding sequence ATGGTCGGAACCACTGTTGATAACAAGACAGCCGATGTGCGTACCCGAATCGAACCGGAATTGAAGGAAGCAGCCGTGAAGGTACTCGCACAGAACGGGCTAACGCTGTCTGACGCGATGCGCCTGTTCCTTCGCCAGGTCGTGCTTTACAAGGGATTGCCGTTTGAGGTTCGGCAACCAAATGAGGCAACAGTAAGAGCGCTCAGGGAATCCCGGGCGATGCGGGAAAAGGCGCGCTTCGGCTCTGTAGCGGAGCTAATCGATGAGCTTGAAAAAGAAGGGCGCAAGTAG
- a CDS encoding DUF5677 domain-containing protein, producing the protein MASFDEVGFLSDDLEGWQTAARELFAGPFEFAGRANEMGMRMRKAFDLNELREEVKWAIAGFVRALGAFQGGILMASRGALPEARALARLCTESVIVTAGLAKVEGTLERLREDDAAHDLGVCNRVLELNGNDAGDERLEIFRRRKAEIEAQYDRPRSLKLATLAHESDLTLLYELSYRFTSGNGAHATLGAFVRHMREGIDGEPDAYFFGPDTSDMASTLLCANAAAIHLINLAVDSMGLGEFNAERGDLTLHWNILRPDLEAASAAEGLD; encoded by the coding sequence ATGGCGAGTTTTGATGAAGTCGGGTTCCTGTCTGACGATCTTGAGGGCTGGCAGACGGCTGCGCGTGAACTGTTCGCCGGGCCCTTCGAGTTCGCGGGGCGCGCGAACGAGATGGGAATGCGAATGCGGAAGGCTTTTGATCTGAACGAGCTCCGCGAGGAAGTAAAGTGGGCCATTGCCGGGTTCGTACGGGCGTTGGGAGCGTTCCAGGGGGGCATCCTGATGGCTAGTCGCGGAGCGCTGCCAGAGGCTCGTGCGCTGGCACGCTTGTGCACAGAATCCGTCATCGTAACGGCCGGATTGGCAAAGGTGGAGGGCACGCTCGAACGCCTCCGCGAGGACGATGCAGCGCACGATCTCGGTGTATGTAACCGGGTTCTCGAACTCAACGGAAATGACGCTGGGGACGAACGGCTGGAAATTTTCAGGAGAAGGAAAGCTGAGATTGAAGCGCAGTATGACAGGCCGCGATCACTGAAGCTTGCGACGCTTGCTCATGAGTCAGATCTCACGCTGCTCTACGAACTTTCGTACAGGTTCACATCCGGGAACGGGGCACACGCGACGCTGGGTGCATTTGTTCGCCACATGAGGGAAGGTATCGACGGCGAGCCAGACGCGTACTTCTTCGGGCCCGATACGTCCGACATGGCGTCGACGCTTTTATGTGCCAACGCCGCTGCGATCCACCTGATCAACCTCGCTGTCGACAGCATGGGGCTGGGTGAATTCAACGCCGAACGCGGCGATCTAACTTTGCACTGGAACATTCTCAGGCCGGACCTCGAAGCGGCGAGCGCGGCGGAGGGGTTGGACTGA
- a CDS encoding DUF6527 family protein, whose product MKVSGFKPMFVEYIPDRLDEGVLYLSMEFATASHACACGCGREVVTPLSPVGWQMRYDGENVSLEPSIGNWSYPCRSHYWIKGGHVRWDSEMPQWAIDEGRERDRQATRRYYAERSNPAAPAAQVEQAPQLHDVTQEADVPVSRTWWERLISVFR is encoded by the coding sequence GTGAAGGTTAGCGGGTTCAAACCAATGTTTGTCGAGTACATCCCCGATCGGCTCGACGAGGGTGTTCTCTATCTGTCGATGGAGTTCGCCACTGCCTCTCATGCGTGCGCCTGCGGATGTGGCCGTGAGGTAGTCACACCGCTGTCGCCGGTTGGATGGCAAATGCGCTACGACGGAGAGAACGTCAGCCTTGAGCCATCCATCGGCAACTGGAGCTATCCCTGTAGATCCCATTACTGGATCAAGGGCGGGCATGTCCGCTGGGATAGCGAGATGCCGCAATGGGCCATAGATGAAGGCCGGGAGCGCGACCGGCAAGCAACAAGAAGATATTACGCGGAACGATCGAATCCGGCAGCGCCCGCAGCACAGGTCGAGCAGGCTCCGCAGTTGCATGACGTAACCCAGGAAGCAGACGTCCCCGTCTCGCGTACCTGGTGGGAAAGATTGATTTCTGTTTTCCGGTAA
- a CDS encoding ThiF family adenylyltransferase has product MSLRLIALNQDLRRLRDEGYELEIRSGYLLVHSIPYVNSRREVCLGVLVSEMNMASPDVLDRPNTHQIYFVGEHPCNPDGSELVQIKNGTKTYQLADNLVANHYFSNKPKSGAYENYYEKVTTYANVISNQARALDPTVDARTWKTVDSAEDESVFLYEDTASSRAGIQAIAARLKHQRIAIVGLGGTGAYVLDLVAKTHAKEIHLYDGDPYRQHNAFRSPGAASREMLNRRLSKVAYWVEVYSAMRKGVVPHEVMISETNVAELSGYDFVFICVDKGEVRQLIVRELERQTVRFIDVGMGINLTEDGSQLWGTCRITTSTPATRALASARIPKVDRDDEIYGSNIQITDLNCLNATLAVMKWKRLSQFYVDDRNEYDSTYNVNLNQLTNEEPES; this is encoded by the coding sequence TAAATTCGAGGCGTGAAGTGTGCCTTGGGGTTCTCGTGTCGGAAATGAATATGGCGTCTCCTGACGTTCTCGATCGCCCCAACACGCATCAAATCTATTTCGTTGGGGAGCATCCGTGCAACCCTGACGGATCTGAACTTGTCCAGATCAAGAACGGAACGAAAACCTACCAGTTGGCCGACAACCTTGTCGCGAACCACTACTTCTCGAACAAGCCGAAATCCGGCGCGTACGAGAATTACTACGAGAAGGTAACGACCTACGCCAACGTCATTTCAAACCAGGCGAGAGCCCTTGACCCGACTGTGGACGCGCGGACATGGAAAACGGTCGACTCCGCTGAGGATGAGTCCGTTTTTCTTTACGAAGACACCGCATCGAGTCGTGCCGGCATCCAAGCGATCGCCGCACGCCTGAAGCACCAGCGCATCGCGATAGTCGGGCTCGGTGGGACCGGTGCGTATGTACTTGACCTGGTGGCGAAAACGCACGCCAAGGAAATCCACCTTTACGATGGAGATCCGTATCGGCAACACAATGCGTTCAGATCGCCTGGCGCTGCATCGCGCGAAATGCTCAATCGCCGGCTCAGTAAGGTTGCGTACTGGGTTGAAGTGTATTCGGCCATGCGAAAAGGTGTCGTGCCTCACGAGGTCATGATCAGCGAGACCAACGTCGCGGAGCTGTCGGGCTATGACTTCGTCTTCATCTGCGTAGACAAAGGTGAGGTTCGGCAACTTATCGTTCGGGAACTCGAACGGCAAACTGTGCGGTTTATTGATGTCGGAATGGGGATTAACCTCACAGAAGACGGAAGCCAGCTCTGGGGTACCTGCCGCATCACCACCAGCACGCCCGCGACCCGTGCGCTTGCGTCCGCCCGAATCCCCAAGGTGGACCGCGATGACGAAATATATGGCTCGAACATACAGATCACCGACCTGAACTGTCTGAACGCAACCCTGGCCGTCATGAAATGGAAGCGTCTTAGCCAGTTCTACGTTGATGACCGCAACGAGTACGACTCAACCTACAACGTTAATCTGAACCAGTTGACAAACGAGGAGCCCGAATCGTGA